Proteins from a genomic interval of Phycisphaerae bacterium:
- a CDS encoding Ig-like domain-containing protein, with amino-acid sequence MSSRFTSSVGINRPAKALATPMRCMVLAAIGLFALSASTARAVDSFAQGTMTVDANSAVTGAFDTVDLAPEIAASANTDWPAGTTFTLTAPTHFVFDTTIPASAIVQAPGDLTLANGGIEIPAANTIVFTVTVASTIPSTVEFPDLRLRAVDCIGGTVGDAADILLTVTPGPGGSTVLVDVPLVDVTVVPGATGAPNAGLDHFDVSAAPLIQVAGSPIVITLTARDLCDNPIPNFAPESPITITATGGAAIRTFASGGAANALTINDNLNNTATIPVLTLFDANGQGTFEVTSPTGEDPPITIAATLGAAAGSVDVQWITASCLLSPSGILRPVNTLHAVTATLTQNGGTPVAGVDVTFSVTAGPNLGAGGVVATNALGQATFVYAGGPNTGIDTIQATGLIGAVPFICTDPNAVEWISPTCSIAALPPTAAGGAQLVAVDVERRPGVDAPDGTPVTLTILSGPNAGHVDVQPTAAGIATFNYNDVGGAGLDTLRASGSIAGAAFECIQTKEWIQPTCMLDPPADVNAVNSVHSVDITLLRRPGVPAAGVTVTIDVTAGPNAAVAPQMIMTDAAGHFVAPFLYMGGATAGTDTITASGTIDGVAFMCEATKEWIDSGCAIDPFSDTNQAGTDHTVTVTVLRTTSPDPAVNAIVNFTVSGINVDAGVGVTDVNGQASFTYTSNGTPGLDTIEADTVVDGVDIHCEATKEWIDAQCSIDPPTDTNPVGTIHQVTVTVTENGGVPAPVVAVNFEIVSGPNAPFADADITNLIDGTVTFSYPSNGNPGTDEIRVFGTIGGPPGGADFECTATKTWEVVPSCVIAPMAPSIVGGMQTVNVDVESGPGLDAPDGTIVNFVVLAGPNVLAGGSDTTTAGAADFTYMSNGLAGVDTIRANGTINGVPFECLAIKEWIDPTCELDPPTDVNRVNTAHEVNITLLRRPGVPAAGVSVTIDVTAGPNAAAVAPQMILTDAAGQFAAPFQYMGGPTPGTDTITASGTIDGVAFNCEATKEWVDSGCLIDPFTDTNQVGEDHTVTVTVLRTEPPDTPAVNAIVNFTVTGTNNAAGVGVTDVNGQASFTYTSNGTPGTDTIAADTVVDGVDVHCEATKEWIDVGCDIVPLDDTNLVGTLHNLTISVTKDGAPAANQLVAVNILAGPNAGFANFVQTGPLNGNPAGQASLSYLSNGNPGTDTIRASGTISGVPFQCEATKTWISASCSLAPAADTNQENTQHTVTITVLKNGAPAPGIDITYNIISGPNTGLVLMNTTNGAGHSSFTYTGAGGPGTDTIQATGEVDGVPILCTATKTWVPDDDDNISPDEEDECPNNGDGNSDGIPDSLQDNVACFRDIYGEFVTIVSPAGTRLTGVMALLPPDEVIVPPDVTFPRGFFKFNVEGIFPVGSAIVVDMIMHSDPAMNTYYKFGPSPVIPVDHYYSFLFDGTTGAEIADNVVHLHLVDGMRGDHDLEANGIIVEPGAPGLQADNPAPITPSASCGLCGAVSATSMLAMLLGMMGIRFSRRRERGSSPLMR; translated from the coding sequence ATGTCCTCGAGATTTACATCGTCCGTGGGAATCAATCGGCCTGCGAAGGCCCTGGCAACGCCAATGCGATGCATGGTGTTGGCCGCGATCGGCTTATTCGCCCTGTCCGCCTCCACCGCTCGCGCCGTGGACAGCTTCGCACAGGGCACGATGACGGTCGATGCGAATTCAGCGGTAACGGGGGCGTTCGATACGGTGGACCTCGCGCCGGAGATCGCCGCCTCGGCCAACACGGATTGGCCCGCGGGCACAACGTTTACGCTTACTGCGCCTACGCATTTCGTCTTTGATACCACTATTCCGGCCTCCGCCATCGTGCAGGCCCCCGGCGACCTCACGCTGGCCAACGGCGGCATTGAAATCCCCGCCGCCAACACGATCGTCTTCACCGTGACAGTCGCCAGCACGATTCCCTCGACGGTGGAGTTTCCCGACCTGCGCCTCCGTGCGGTGGACTGCATCGGCGGGACCGTGGGCGACGCGGCAGACATCCTCCTGACGGTGACGCCAGGACCGGGCGGCAGCACGGTACTCGTGGATGTTCCCCTCGTGGATGTAACGGTGGTACCGGGTGCGACGGGCGCACCCAATGCGGGTCTGGACCATTTCGATGTTAGCGCCGCGCCGTTGATTCAGGTGGCGGGCAGCCCGATCGTCATTACTTTGACGGCGCGGGACTTGTGCGACAATCCCATCCCCAATTTCGCCCCGGAGTCGCCCATTACCATTACGGCAACCGGCGGCGCGGCGATACGGACCTTTGCGTCGGGCGGCGCGGCCAATGCACTGACGATCAACGACAATCTGAACAACACGGCGACGATCCCCGTCCTGACGCTGTTCGACGCCAACGGCCAGGGCACTTTTGAAGTGACCAGCCCGACGGGCGAAGACCCCCCGATCACGATTGCGGCGACGCTCGGCGCGGCAGCAGGAAGCGTCGATGTGCAGTGGATCACCGCGAGTTGCCTCTTATCACCCAGCGGAATATTAAGACCTGTCAATACGCTGCACGCCGTCACGGCGACGCTCACGCAGAACGGCGGAACGCCGGTGGCGGGCGTCGATGTGACGTTTAGTGTGACGGCGGGACCCAATCTCGGCGCCGGTGGCGTTGTGGCAACGAATGCCCTCGGTCAGGCCACTTTCGTTTACGCGGGTGGTCCGAACACCGGTATCGACACGATTCAGGCGACCGGCCTGATTGGCGCGGTGCCCTTCATCTGCACCGATCCGAACGCGGTGGAGTGGATCAGCCCGACGTGCAGCATTGCAGCGCTTCCGCCGACTGCCGCGGGCGGCGCGCAGTTAGTCGCTGTAGACGTGGAACGGCGGCCCGGCGTCGATGCGCCGGACGGCACGCCGGTGACGCTGACGATCCTGAGCGGCCCCAATGCGGGGCACGTCGATGTGCAACCCACCGCGGCGGGCATCGCGACCTTCAATTACAACGACGTCGGCGGCGCCGGCTTGGATACGCTTCGCGCCAGCGGATCGATTGCCGGCGCGGCGTTCGAGTGCATCCAGACGAAAGAATGGATCCAACCCACCTGCATGCTGGATCCTCCCGCGGACGTCAATGCGGTGAATTCGGTTCATTCGGTGGACATCACGCTCTTGCGCCGGCCCGGCGTACCAGCGGCTGGGGTCACCGTCACGATCGACGTGACCGCCGGTCCCAATGCGGCGGTGGCTCCACAAATGATCATGACGGACGCGGCGGGCCATTTCGTGGCGCCGTTCCTATACATGGGCGGGGCGACAGCAGGCACGGATACCATTACGGCCTCGGGGACGATCGACGGCGTCGCATTCATGTGCGAGGCGACCAAGGAGTGGATCGACAGCGGCTGCGCGATCGATCCCTTCTCAGATACCAACCAGGCGGGGACAGACCACACGGTCACGGTGACGGTCCTGCGGACGACCTCACCGGACCCGGCGGTCAATGCGATCGTGAACTTCACCGTATCCGGGATTAACGTCGATGCGGGGGTCGGAGTCACGGATGTAAACGGCCAGGCCTCGTTCACCTACACGAGCAACGGGACGCCGGGCCTGGACACGATCGAGGCTGACACCGTGGTGGACGGCGTGGACATTCATTGTGAAGCCACCAAAGAGTGGATCGACGCGCAGTGTTCGATTGATCCGCCCACGGATACGAACCCGGTGGGAACGATCCACCAGGTCACGGTGACCGTGACGGAAAACGGCGGCGTCCCCGCTCCCGTCGTGGCCGTTAACTTCGAAATCGTTTCGGGGCCGAACGCGCCATTCGCCGACGCGGACATTACCAACCTCATTGATGGTACGGTCACTTTCAGTTATCCGAGCAATGGCAACCCGGGCACAGACGAAATCCGCGTGTTCGGAACCATTGGCGGGCCGCCGGGCGGGGCGGATTTCGAATGCACGGCAACCAAGACGTGGGAAGTCGTCCCAAGCTGCGTGATCGCGCCGATGGCGCCATCCATCGTGGGTGGGATGCAGACGGTAAACGTGGACGTGGAAAGCGGGCCGGGCCTCGATGCCCCCGACGGAACCATAGTAAATTTCGTGGTCCTTGCCGGTCCGAACGTCTTGGCGGGCGGATCGGATACAACGACGGCCGGAGCGGCCGATTTCACGTACATGAGCAACGGACTGGCCGGCGTCGATACGATCCGCGCCAATGGGACCATCAATGGTGTTCCGTTTGAATGCCTCGCGATCAAGGAATGGATCGACCCGACGTGCGAGTTGGATCCGCCCACGGATGTGAACCGGGTCAATACAGCGCATGAGGTGAACATCACGTTGTTGCGCCGACCGGGCGTTCCGGCGGCGGGCGTAAGCGTCACGATCGACGTGACGGCCGGCCCGAACGCCGCGGCGGTGGCCCCGCAGATGATCCTGACCGATGCGGCCGGCCAGTTCGCAGCGCCCTTCCAATACATGGGTGGGCCGACGCCGGGGACCGACACGATTACTGCATCGGGCACTATCGACGGCGTGGCCTTCAATTGTGAGGCGACGAAAGAATGGGTCGACAGCGGCTGTCTGATCGATCCGTTCACGGACACGAACCAGGTAGGCGAAGACCACACCGTAACCGTGACGGTCTTGCGGACCGAACCGCCGGACACGCCGGCGGTCAACGCGATCGTCAACTTCACGGTGACCGGCACCAACAACGCCGCGGGCGTCGGAGTGACGGATGTCAACGGCCAAGCCTCGTTTACCTACACCAGCAATGGGACGCCGGGAACGGACACCATCGCCGCCGACACGGTCGTGGACGGTGTGGACGTTCACTGCGAAGCCACCAAGGAGTGGATCGATGTGGGATGCGATATTGTGCCGCTCGACGATACCAATCTGGTCGGGACGCTGCACAACCTGACGATCAGCGTCACCAAGGACGGCGCTCCCGCTGCGAACCAGCTCGTGGCCGTCAACATCCTTGCCGGACCCAACGCCGGGTTCGCGAACTTCGTCCAAACCGGCCCACTGAACGGCAATCCTGCCGGGCAGGCGAGCCTCAGCTATCTGAGCAACGGCAATCCGGGCACGGACACGATCCGTGCGTCGGGCACCATCTCGGGTGTGCCGTTCCAGTGCGAGGCGACCAAGACGTGGATCAGCGCCTCTTGCTCGCTGGCGCCGGCCGCGGATACCAATCAGGAAAACACTCAGCACACCGTGACAATCACGGTTCTGAAAAACGGCGCTCCCGCGCCCGGCATTGACATTACCTACAACATCATCAGCGGTCCCAATACGGGCCTGGTGTTAATGAACACGACCAACGGAGCGGGGCACTCCTCGTTTACTTACACCGGCGCGGGCGGTCCCGGAACCGACACGATCCAGGCGACCGGCGAAGTCGACGGCGTGCCCATCCTCTGCACCGCGACGAAGACTTGGGTGCCCGACGACGACGATAACATCTCGCCGGACGAAGAAGACGAATGCCCGAATAACGGCGATGGAAACAGCGACGGCATTCCGGACAGCCTCCAGGACAACGTCGCCTGTTTCCGGGATATCTACGGCGAATTCGTGACGATCGTCTCCCCGGCCGGGACGCGGCTGACGGGCGTCATGGCCCTGTTACCGCCGGATGAAGTGATCGTGCCGCCGGATGTGACCTTCCCGAGAGGGTTCTTCAAGTTCAACGTGGAAGGGATCTTCCCGGTCGGCAGCGCGATCGTGGTCGACATGATCATGCATTCGGATCCGGCGATGAACACCTACTACAAGTTCGGCCCGTCGCCGGTCATCCCCGTCGACCACTATTACAGCTTCCTCTTCGACGGAACGACCGGTGCGGAGATCGCCGACAACGTGGTCCACCTCCACCTCGTGGACGGCATGCGCGGCGATCACGATCTGGAGGCGAACGGGATCATCGTCGAGCCGGGCGCCCCGGGCTTGCAGGCGGACAATCCCGCCCCGATCACCCCCAGCGCAAGCTGCGGCTTGTGCGGGGCCGTCAGCGCCACGTCGATGCTCGCGATGCTCCTTGGGATGATGGGCATCCGATTTTCACGGCGGCGGGAAAGAGGGAGTTCGCCGCTCATGCGTTGA